The Nodularia sp. LEGE 06071 genome has a segment encoding these proteins:
- a CDS encoding ROK family protein, which translates to MTLILALDFGGTKLAAAAVNSGSREWLSYERRLSPDHANASTDLDIMRSLINSLIQEEKPDAIGVSFGGPVDADTGTVRLSHHVAGWENIPLKELLENEFSVPVIVDNDANVAALGEYRFGAGEGHDSLFYITISTGVGGGWILNGQPWRGVGGMAGEIGHMVVDPAGPMCLCGKRGCVERLASGPYMARNVREFLENEPQRRRGRGGEILRGLVSDNLDLITGKVVSDAAAQGDELARDVLFKGAWALGVGIGNVANLINPQLFILGGSVIKAGNNWWNVVRKVSRETALPEVDFKVVPAALGDDAPLWGAVALAESVL; encoded by the coding sequence TAAGCTATGAACGTCGCCTTTCGCCAGATCATGCCAATGCTAGCACTGACTTGGACATCATGCGATCGCTGATTAATTCTTTAATCCAAGAAGAAAAACCTGATGCGATTGGTGTCAGTTTTGGGGGGCCAGTAGATGCTGACACTGGGACTGTGCGACTGTCTCATCATGTGGCTGGTTGGGAAAATATTCCCCTCAAAGAGTTGCTAGAGAATGAGTTTAGCGTTCCTGTGATTGTGGACAATGACGCTAATGTGGCGGCTTTGGGTGAATATCGCTTTGGTGCTGGTGAGGGACACGATAGCTTGTTTTATATCACTATTAGTACTGGTGTCGGTGGTGGTTGGATACTCAATGGCCAGCCTTGGCGGGGTGTGGGCGGAATGGCTGGTGAAATTGGACACATGGTTGTCGATCCTGCGGGGCCTATGTGTTTGTGTGGGAAGCGGGGATGTGTGGAAAGGTTGGCTTCGGGGCCTTATATGGCGAGGAATGTTAGGGAATTTTTGGAAAACGAACCACAGAGGCGCAGAGGACGCGGAGGAGAGATTTTGAGGGGGTTGGTGAGTGATAATTTGGATTTGATTACGGGAAAGGTGGTGAGTGATGCTGCGGCGCAAGGTGATGAGTTAGCGCGGGATGTTTTATTTAAGGGTGCTTGGGCTTTGGGTGTGGGTATTGGTAATGTGGCGAATTTAATTAATCCCCAGTTGTTTATTTTGGGTGGGAGTGTAATTAAGGCTGGGAATAATTGGTGGAATGTGGTGCGAAAGGTGTCACGGGAAACGGCTTTACCGGAAGTTGATTTTAAAGTTGTCCCGGCGGCTTTGGGTGATGATGCGCCGCTTTGGGGTGCTGTGGCTTTGGCTGAATCGGTTTTATAA